The genomic window GTTTTCAAATGCCTCTCGATATGCTTTGCTCTTTGATAAGGTAATGAAGGATTCGAAAAACTTACCCTTTCTCTTGCTGTCAACCTCCTGGAATTTATTGTCGTTATAAATATCCGCCCACTTATAATATTTAAGGGACAGGTTAGGGGTTGATAAATTATCCGTATTACCTCTTATATCTTTAGGAAGCGGGAGTTTCATCGCCTCTCTCCTTATTGGTTTTTATATAAAATGCAAGGGCAAATTTTTTCATCCACCCTGCGTATTCAATTGCCTCTTTTTGTCTGAGGGCATATTCTTTTACTTCCATATTCAAAATGGCATCAATCAGATTGTCCTCTCCAAACAGTTTTTTGAAAACATCAACAATGTCTTCGTACCCCTCCTTGCTCTGCAAATAGGCAATGGTCTGGCCAAGGCCGTTCTGCATAATCATTGGCGGCAGGCCTTTCAGGAAATTGACCTTTGTTTCGTCCAGTTTCTGTATCATTTCCTGCATGAGCGGCAAAACCTTCCCTCCCCGCGCTACGGATGCGGGCTGTAACTTTTTACCGCCGTCTGTCCCTGTTATATCAGCCATTTTGCCCTCCCCATGGTTTAATCTTTGATAAAATATGGCAACATCTTCGGCAAAAATTAAGAACGCAATTCAATCATGCCTTCAGTGACCTTCTCAATGTAGGGCGACGAGGCTCGTCGCTCTACAATTCTACAACCGCAACTTTGAAATTCCTGCACATTGGATTAGACCTTATCGATTTTTTATCATACGATAAAACCCACCCCTGAATCCCCTCTTTCTAGAGGGGAATTACAAAAGATTGAAATTCCTTACATTTAATCAACCCTATCAGGGTTTAAAACCCTGACAGGGTTGACTCACGAATTCTGCGCATCGGACTTCGTCGTGAGCGCTCAGTCGAACGATTTTATCTTTTCCGGCCCAACGGGGTTGGGCGTTTGCGCAATATTATGGCTCATCTTCACAAAACCATAGCCTATGGTCTCATTACCCCCTATCTGTAATATCCGCCCGGCAATCTTCGCGCATAATTTTAACATTACGTCATCACTGCCCCGGTAAGCAGGTTTCATGATCGTGTAGAAGACGGCATCCGCGGGCACAACTTCTTCATACCAGAGGTTCTTACTCTTTTTGGTATCGTTGTCTAACACATTTCTGGCGATGACCTGTGTGGCAGTCGTGACAAGGGTTTTAAAGATATCGTCGGCAACGATAATGAGCCTTTGCCTGAAAATATCTTCGGGAAAAAAATGCGGAACGGTAAGGCTTTTGAGAAATGCAAACAAGGCAGATGAAGATGCAGAGCCATCTGCAACGGCAACCGGAAAGTCTTCCAAAATTACCCGACTGGCATAAGCAGGGCTCCGGAA from Candidatus Brocadia sp. includes these protein-coding regions:
- a CDS encoding type III-B CRISPR module-associated protein Cmr5; the protein is MADITGTDGGKKLQPASVARGGKVLPLMQEMIQKLDETKVNFLKGLPPMIMQNGLGQTIAYLQSKEGYEDIVDVFKKLFGEDNLIDAILNMEVKEYALRQKEAIEYAGWMKKFALAFYIKTNKERGDETPAS
- the cmr4 gene encoding type III-B CRISPR module RAMP protein Cmr4 gives rise to the protein MSDNGSLFTFYALTPLHAGAGDSAGAIDLTVQREKHTEYPVVFSSAMKGSLRCFFEWDGPSETDINAIFGTEGNDQRDSASGKVVFTDAKILLFPVRSSEGVFKWITCPFVIERLKRDLQFIGISRNEAAADNIAFRSPAYASRVILEDFPVAVADGSASSSALFAFLKSLTVPHFFPEDIFRQRLIIVADDIFKTLVTTATQVIARNVLDNDTKKSKNLWYEEVVPADAVFYTIMKPAYRGSDDVMLKLCAKIAGRILQIGGNETIGYGFVKMSHNIAQTPNPVGPEKIKSFD